The Deltaproteobacteria bacterium nucleotide sequence AGTAATCCATGATCTCAGCGCCGTTTTTAGTAACCACCAACATATTTTCCAAACGCGCGCCACCGACTCTGGTTTCGCCTTCGCGCGATTCGACGGCGAGCGTCATGCCCTCTTCGAAAACTTGCGGATGATCGAAGGACCACAAGCGATTGATGATCGGGATATCGTAGCCGGTGTTGGTGCCGAGACCGATGCCGTGGCCGATTTCGCTGGCGAGGATTTCTACTTCGCTTTTGTAACCCCACTTGGTCGCCGGCGGAAAATGTTTCGCCGCGTCCGCCGTGGTCTTCCCCGGTTTGATTTCGGAAATGACTAAATCGAGCCGATCGCGAACTTCTTTATACCAGTCTTGTTCCTTCGCCGTCGGCTTTCTGCCGACAATGAAAGTCCGATAGGTGCAGCTGCCGTAACCCATGTAAGTCGCGCCGCAGTAGGAGCCGTAAACCATGTCGCCGAACTGAATTACCCGGCTGGTGGCGTGCGGTCCGCGATCGAAAGTCGTCGGCCCGGTGCGCCAGCCGCCGGGCACCGAACCTTCCAGTCCCATCTCCCAGCCGGCGCCGGAAGCGATGCGCATCAAATCGGTGTCGCGAATGCCGGGTTTCAAATTTTCCCAGACCCGATACCAGACGCCGTCGACCATGGACGCGCAGGTTTTTAGACAATTGATCTCGTCTTGGTTCTTGATCATGCGCGCTTCGAGCATGAGGTTGCGCGAGTCGACGATGGTTTTCACGCCGGCAGCGGTCAAAGCTTCGCGCGCATTGCCGTCGAAACTGCCGAGCGCCAATTTTTCGCCCAGCAGGCCGCGCTTTTCCAATTCAAATTTAATTTCTCCGGCGAACGCCTTCGCTTCGTCGGC carries:
- a CDS encoding aminopeptidase P family protein; this translates as MDAGRRRHDVYLLGRTAMGSSARRCLRLKRKLVPGRFALNIFRRAIMVQYSSKLTFGPETADWQERLNTERMRTQRVARAQAIMKKHGVAALLEANHHNIRYLTALRGFTYPMCRYVLFFAEHDPVMYEHDGYFHQMPDQCPWIKEWRPAHSWLSGAPGPGACADEAKAFAGEIKFELEKRGLLGEKLALGSFDGNAREALTAAGVKTIVDSRNLMLEARMIKNQDEINCLKTCASMVDGVWYRVWENLKPGIRDTDLMRIASGAGWEMGLEGSVPGGWRTGPTTFDRGPHATSRVIQFGDMVYGSYCGATYMGYGSCTYRTFIVGRKPTAKEQDWYKEVRDRLDLVISEIKPGKTTADAAKHFPPATKWGYKSEVEILASEIGHGIGLGTNTGYDIPIINRLWSFDHPQVFEEGMTLAVESREGETRVGGARLENMLVVTKNGAEIMDYFPRDEILVAPR